In Gambusia affinis linkage group LG06, SWU_Gaff_1.0, whole genome shotgun sequence, one DNA window encodes the following:
- the trip12 gene encoding E3 ubiquitin-protein ligase TRIP12 isoform X5, whose amino-acid sequence MSNRPNSNPGGSLRRSQRNTAAAQPQDHTAAGRSGLNLSVASLVLQDDSQAAGTSEQERPGHQSKSEGTRGLKRSDAPDQISVLGPTPSKKPKSVPPPKSNTSETKKGPAKSKKRQASSEAPASTGRNQSKKSAASLASPVQKRKKSDSFPGLSSTAGSLPNCTEGRTAKPTKLASKSAASAKAGCSNVTDSSSSASSSSSSSTTGTNSAATQGARLKQGKDQTKARRSRSASSPSPRRSTRDKEQAKTASSSKFDWATRFNPKVNLPKPKLSLPGTSKTETSKPGPSGLQAKLASLRKSTKKRSESPPAELPSFRRSTRQKTTGSCASTSRRGSGLGKRGAADARRQEKMADSDNNQDGANSSAARTDEASQGASASSSVAGAVGMTTSGESESDDSEMGRLQALLEARGLPPHLFGPLGPRMSQLFHRTIGSGASSKAQQLLQGLQATGDESQQLQAAIEMCQLLVMGNEETLGGFPVKSVVPALITLLQMEHNFEIMNHASRALTYMMEALPRSSAVVVDAIPVFLEKLQVIQFIDVAEQALTALEMLSRRHSKAILQARGLAHCLLYLEFFSINAQRNALAIAANCCQSITPDEFHFVDDSLSLLTQRLTHQDKKSVESTCLCFARLVDNFQHEENLLQQVASRDLLTNIQQLLVVTPPVLSSGMFIMVVRMLSLMCSNCPSLAVQLMKQNIAETLRFLLCGASNGSCQEQIELVPRSPQELYELTSLICELMPCLPREGIFAVDAMLKKGSAQTTEGAIWQWRDDRGLWHPYNRIDSRIIETAHQNGEDEISLSTLGRVYTIDFNSMQQINEDTGTARGIQRKPNPLANPNTGSHQEVRREDARAQLMKEDPELAKCFIKTLFGVLYEVYSSSAGPAVRHKCLRAILRIIYFADAELLKDVLRNHAVSSHIASMLSSQDLKIVVGSLQMADILMQKLPDIFSVYFRREGVMHQVKNLAESESFLVTSPPKACSSGTASLCTTTITSVSTTSANIATPDLGSPSFQHSMDDSLDLSPQGRLSDVLKRKRLPKRGPRRPKYSPPRDDDKVDNQVFFAAKSPTSTQSPKSSFLASLNPKTWGKLGAQTNNANSEPSRTAGVSGLARAPPKDSISNNREKIKAWIKEQASKFVERYFNAENVDGSNPALNVLQRLCTATEQLNLQVDGGLECLVEISNIVSESDVSSFEIQHSGLVKQLLIYLTSNADRDLLSRDVRLKRFLNIFAGCPLPGIEPVGRLDPTNNSAYMALVHKMNSCLSQMEQFPVKVHDFPSGNGNGSRGSQALKFFNTHQLKCQLQRHPDCTNVKQWKGGPVKIDPLALVQAIERYLVVRGYGRIREEDEDSDDDGSDDEIDESLAAQFLNSGSVRHRLQFYIGDHLLPYNMTVYQAVRQYSLQAEEERESTDDEANPLGRAGIWTKTHTIWYKPVREDEEGSKDSVGGKRGRAQTAPTKTSPRNAKKQDELWHGIQSKSNTELCDNAWPDGVCPSVANPLETYLTTEPPESITFDDPSLEVTLLLRILHSISRFWFYLYDNAACKEIIPTSEFINSKLTAKANRQLQDPLVIMTGNIPTWLIELGKTCPFFFPFDTRQMLFYVTAFDRDRAMQRLLDTNPEINQSDSQDSRVAPRLDRKKRTINREDLLKQAESVMQDLGSSRAMLEIQYENEVGTGLGPTQEFYALVSQELQRADLGLWRGEEITLANPKGNQEGTKYMFNSRGLFAVPFGRTTKPAHIAKIKMKFRFLGKLMAKAIMDFRLLDLPLGLPFYKWMLRHETSISSHDLMNIDPSVAKSIQHLEDIIRQKKRLEQDRSQTRETLQQALESLNMNGCSVEDLGLDFTLPGFPNIELKKGGKDVPVTIYNLEEYLRLVVYWTLNEGVSRQFDSFREGFESVFPLHHLQYFYPEELDQLLCGSKSETWDVKTLMECCRPDHGYTHDSRAIRFLFEVLSSFDAEQQRLFLQFVTGSPRLPVGGFRSLNPPLTIVRKTFESTENPDDFLPSVMTCVNYLKLPDYSSIEVMREKLLIAAREGQQSFHLS is encoded by the exons ATGTCCAACCGGCCTAATTCCAATCCAGGGGGGTCACTGCGCCGTTCACAGAGGAACACTGCTGCGGCCCAGCCACAAGACCACACAGCAGCTGGAAG AAGCGGTCTTAACCTATCAGTGGCTTCATTAGTGCTGCAAGACGACTCGCAGGCTGCGGGAACATCCGAACAGGAACGACCAGGCCACCAGTCAAAAAGTGAGGGCACCAGAGGGCTTAAACGAAGCGACGCTCCTGACCAAATTAGCGTCCTTGGGCCCACCCCTTCCAAGAAGCCCAAATCAGTCCCACCACCCAAAAGTAATACCTCAGAGACCAAGAAAGGCCCAGCTAAGTCCAAGAAGAGACAGGCTTCTTCAGAGGCACCTGCATCGACAGGTCGAAATCAGAGCAAGAAGAGTGCGGCCAGCTTGGCCTCTCCAGTCCAGAAACGGAAAAAATCAGACTCTTTCCCAGGTCTAAGTAGCACCGCTGGGTCTCTACCCAATTGTACCGAAGGCAGAACTGCAAAACCAACCAAGCTGGCGTCTAAATCGGCCGCCTCAGCCAAAGCTGGGTGTAGCAACGTGACAGACTcatcctcctctgcctcctcctcttcttcttcctctacCACAGGCACCAACAGTGCTGCTACGCAGGGCGCTCGTTTAAAACAGGGAAAAGATCAGACAAAAGCTCGTCGTTCCAGATCAGCATCTAGTCCCTCTCCGCGTCGCAGTACACGAGACAAGGAGCAGGCCAAAACCGCCAGCTCTTCAAAGTTTGACTGGGCAACACGCTTCAACCCCAAAGTAAACCTGCCAAAACCCAAACTTTCCTTACCTGGAACTTCCAAAACTGAGACCTCCAAACCTGGGCCATCTGGACTACAAGCTAAACTAGCAA GTTTGAGGAAATCCACAAAGAAGCGCAGCGAGTCTCCTCCAGCAGAGCTCCCCAGTTTTCGGCGGAGCACACGCCAGAAGACCACGGGCTCCTGTGCCAGCACCAG TCGGCGGGGCTCAGGCCTGGGCAAGCGCGGGGCAGCCGACGCTCGCCGACAGGAGAAAATGGCTGACTCCGACAACAACCAAGATGGGGCCAATTCATCAGCTGCTCGCACTGATGAGGCGTCACAAGGAGCTTCAG CTTCAAGCTCAGTTGCCGGAGCAGTGGGCATGACCACTTCTGGAGAGAGTGAGTCTGATGATTCAGAAATGGGAAGGCTTCAAG CGCTTCTGGAAGCCAGAGGTCTCCCACCACATCTTTTTGGACCACTGGGGCCCCGCATGTCGCAGCTGTTTCACAGGACCATAGGCAGTGGAGCCA GTTCCAAggcccagcagctgctgcagggccTTCAGGCCACAGGGGACGAGTCTCAACAGCTCCAAGCTGCCATTGAGATGTGCCAGCTGCTGGTGATGGGCAATGAGGAAACTCTTGGTGGATTTCCTGTCAAGAGTGTGGTGCCTGCTTTG ATTACACTGTTACAGATGGAGcataattttgaaatt ATGAATCATGCGTCGCGTGCGCTCACTTACATGATGGAGGCACTTCCTCGTTCTTCTGCTGTCGTGGTTGACGCTATTCCTGTCTTCCTGGAGAAA CTTCAGGTGATCCAGTTCATAGACGTAGCAGAACAAGCCCTCACAGCCTTGGAAATGTTGTCAAGGCGACACAGCAAAGCAATTTTACAGGCT AGGGGCCTGGCTCACTGCCTCCTCTACCTGGAGTTCTTCAGCATCAATGCCCAGAGGAATGCGTTGGCCATAGCAGCGAACTGCTGCCAGAGCATTACTCCAGACGAGTTTCACTTTGTTGATGATTCGCTCTCGCTGTTGACTCAGAGACTTACACATCAG GATAAGAAGTCCGTTGAAAGCACTTGTCTCTGTTTTGCCAGACTGGTGGACAACTTTCAACACGAAGAG aacctgctgcagcagGTGGCATCGAGGGACCTGTTGACCAACATCCAGCAGTTGCTAGTTGTGACGCCTCCCGTTCTCAGCTCGGGGATGTTTATTATGGTTGTGCGCATGCTCTCCCTGATGTGCTCCAACTGCCCAAGTCTGGCAGTCCAGCTTATGAAACAAA ACATAGCAGAAACTCTGCGTTTCCTCTTGTGCGGTGCGTCAAATGGAAGCTGCCAGGAACAAATTGAGCTCGTACCTCGAAGCCCCCAGGAACTCTATGAACTCACCTCCCTCATTtg TGAACTGATGCCCTGCCTCCCCAGAGAGGGCATCTTTGCAGTTGATGCTATGCTGAAGAAAGGCAGCGCTCAAACAACCGAAGGTGCAATCTGGCAGTGGAGGGATGACCGGGGCTTGTGGCATCCTTACAACCGCATCGACAGCCGCATCAttgag ACGGCCCACCAGAACGGAGAAGATGAGATCAGCTTGTCGACTCTGGGCCGTGTATACACAATTGACTTCAACTCTATGCAGCAGATAAATGAAGACACAGGAACAGCGCGTGGTATCCAGAGGAAGCCTAATCCTCTTGCCAATCCTAACACAG GGAGTCACCAAGAAGTTCGTCGGGAAGATGCAAGAGCCCAGTTGATGAAGGAGGACCCTGAGCTGGCGAAGTGCTTTATTAAAACACTGTTTGGGGTCTTGTATGAGGTCTACAGCTCATCAGCTGGCCCTGCTGTCCGACACAAGTGCCTTAGAGCCATCCTCAGGATCATCTACTTCGCTGACGCCGAGCTGCTGAAGGATGTGCTGAGGAACCATGCTGTGTCCAG TCACATTGCCTCCATGCTGTCCAGCCAGGACCTGAAGATTGTGGTTGGATCTCTGCAGATGGCAGATATCCTCATGCAGAAGCTGCCTGATATCTTCAGTGTCTATTTTAGAAGAGAAG GTGTAATGCATCAAGTAAAGAACCTTGCAGAGTCTGAGAGCTTTCTTGTCACTAGTCCCCCAAAGGCCTGCTCCAGTGGTACTGCCAGTCTCTGTACCACAACAATCACCAGTGTATCCACGACGTCGGCTAACATTGCAACTCCTGACCTGGGGTCCCCCAGCTTTCAGCACAGCATGGATGACTCACTGGACCTCAGTCCCCAGGG GCGGTTAAGTGATGTCCTAAAGAGAAAACGCCTTCCAAAAAGAGGGCCCAGAAGGCCTAAGTACTCTCCCCCAAGAGACGATGATAAAGTAGACAATCAGG TCTTCTTCGCAGCCAAGAGCCCCACCAGTACTCAGTCACCCAAGTCGTCATTCTTGGCCAGCCTCAATCCTAAGACCTGGGGGAAGCTGGGAGCTCAAACTAACAATGCCAACTCTGAGCCATCACGCACAGCCGGAGTAAGCGGCCTGGCAAGAGCGCCTCCCAAAGACTCTATTTCAAATAACAG AGAGAAAATTAAAGCCTGGATTAAAGAGCAGGCAAGTAAGTTTGTGGAGCGCTACTTCAACGCTGAGAATGTGGACGGCAGCAACCCCGCTCTGAATGTTCTCCAGAGACTTTGCACGGCCACCGAGCAGCTGAACCTGCAG GTGGATGGTGGGTTGGAGTGCCTGGTGGAAATCTCCAACATCGTGTCAGAATCTGACGTGTCATCGTTTGAGATCCAGCACAGCGGTCTGGTGAAGCAGCTTCTGATCTATCTTACCTCCAACGCGGACAGAGACCTGCTCAGTCGTGACGTGCGGCTCAAGAGGTTCCTCAACATCTTCGCTGGTTGTCCG CTGCCGGGTATTGAGCCTGTTGGTCGTCTGGATCCCACAAATAATTCGGCGTACATGGCACTCGTACACAAGATGAACAGCTGTCTGAGCCAAATGGAGCAGTTCCCAGTCAAGGTGCACGACTTCCCCAGTGGCAATGGCAACGGCAGCAG GGGATCTCAGGCGCTGAAGTTCTTCAACACACATCAGCTCAAGTGTCAGCTGCAAAGGCACCCAGACTGCACTAATGTTAAACAGTGGAAAGGCGGCCCTGTGAAGATCGACCCACTGGCCCTGGTGCAAGCGATCGAGAGATATCTGGTGGTCAGAG gttaTGGTAGAATCAGGGAAGAAGATGAGGACAGCGACGATGACGGTTCAGATGATGAAATAGACGAATCATTg GCGGCACAGTTCCTAAATTCTGGCAGCGTGCGTCACAGACTACAGTTCTACATTGGTGACCACCTGCTGCCATACAACATGACGGTGTACCAGGCTGTCCGGCAATACAGTCTTCAGGCAGAAGAAGAGCGGGAGTCGACGGATGACGAAGCAAATCCACTGGGGAGGGCTGGAATCTGGACCAAAACGCACACAATATG GTATAAGCCTGTGAGAGAAGACGAGGAAGGCAGTAAGGACTCGGTGGGTGGAAAGCGAGGCAGAGCCCAGACTGCTCCCACTAAAACCTCACCGCGCAACGCCAAGAAACAGGATGAGCTGTGGCATG GCATCCAAAGCAAAAGCAATACAGAGCTTTGTGACAACGCGTGGCCGG ATGGCGTATGTCCCAGCGTCGCCAATCCTTTGGAAACATACCTCACTACAGAGCCACCAGAGAGCATAACCTTTGACGACCCCTCTTTAGAGGTCACCCTGCTGCTGAGGATCCTTCACTCCATCAGTCGATTCTGGTTCTACTTGTATGAT AATGCTGCGTGTAAGGAAATTATTCCAACCTCTGAGTTCATTAATAGTAAACTGACTGCCAAAGCCAATCGTCAGCTACAAGACCCACTGGTCATCATGACGGGGAACATCCCCACCTGGCTTATCGAGCTGGGAAAGACCTG CCCCTTCTTCTTCCCCTTCGACACTCGGCAGATGTTGTTTTATGTAACCGCCTTCGATCGAGACAGAGCCATGCAGCGCCTGCTGGACACAAACCCCGAGATCAACCAGTCAGATTCTCAGGACAGCAGAGTCGCACCACGTCTAGACAGGAAAAAG AGAACTATAAACCGTGAGGATCTATTAAAACAGGCAGAGTCTGTGATGCAGGACCTCGGCAGCTCCAGGGCAATGCTGGAGATTCAGTATGAGAATGAG GTGGGCACGGGGCTCGGTCCCACGCAGGAGTTCTACGCTCTGGTGTCTCAGGAGCTTCAGAGAGCGGATCTTGGTCTTTGGAGAGGCGAAGAGATTACTCTGGCCAATCCTAAAG GAAACCAAGAGGGCACCAAGTACATGTTCAACTCCAGAGGACTGTTTGCTGTTCCCTTTGGCAGAACAACAAAACCAGCACACATagccaaaattaaaatgaagttcCGTTTCTTAGGAAAGTTGATGGCCAAAGCAATTATGGACTTTAGACTG CTGGATCTGCCGTTGGGGCTTCCGTTTTATAAGTGGATGCTGCGACACGAGACGTCTATAAGCTCTCACGACTTGATGAACATTGATCCGAGTGTGGCCAAGTCCATCCAGCACCTGGAGGATATCATCCGTCAGAAGAAGAGGTTGGAACAGGACCGATCACAG ACCAGAGAAACCCTCCAGCAGGCCCTAGAGAGCCTGAACATGAACGGCTGCTCGGTGGAGGACCTGGGCTTGGACTTCACTCTTCCTGGCTTCCCAAACATTGAGCTGAAAAAGGGCGGAAAAGACGTGCCAGTCACAATCTACAACCTGGAGGAGTACCTCAGG TTGGTGGTGTACTGGACCTTAAATGAAGGAGTATCAAGACAGTTTGACTCATTCAGGGAAGGGTTTGAGTCAGTCTTCCCTTTGCATCACCTGCAGTATTTCTACCCTGAAGAG CTGGACCAGTTGCTGTGCGGCAGTAAATCAGAGACATGGGATGTGAAGACGCTGATGGAGTGCTGTCGACCGGACCACGGCTACACGCATGACAG CCGGGCCATCCGGTTCCTGTTCGAGGTGTTGAGCAGCTTCGATGCCGAGCAGCAGCGGCTCTTTCTCCAGTTTGTTACTGGAAGCCCGAGGCTGCCTGTCGGAg GTTTCCGGAGCCTCAACCCCCCTCTGACAATTGTGAGGAAGACATTCGAGTCGACGGAGAACCCCGACGACTTCCTGCCCTCAGTCATGACCTGCGTCAACTACCTGAAGCTGCCTGACTACTCCAGCATAGAGGTCATGCGAGAAAAACTGTTGATTGCTGCTCGCGAGGGCCAGCAGTCGTTCCACCTTTCCTGA